The stretch of DNA GTGTTTTAAAAGGCTTGAGCGCTATGTTGTAGGGGTTAATTGGAAGGACGCGCTTGATCTAGACTCCGAGGACACATCCCGAATACGAGGTGAAGCCGCGTCCGCAAGAATTACTGCGATAGTTGCTCAGTTGGCGGGTGGGGAAGGCGTTGAACTCTTAGACTTCAGTCGCGAGCTTATCAGGATATTAAATGAGCGATCCGATGATTTCAAGGAGTCACTAACAGGTTTAAGAACGCTTGCAGAGAAGTCTGGAGATCAAAGTTTACTGGAGGAGTTAGATGCTGCTACATCCAGATACAATGAACTGCAACGAGCTGAAGCTGCCGCCCGTGATATAGCGGATCGAGAACGTACGGCCCGAAGAGATGCTGAGCGGAGCGCGGCTGAGTCTGCGCAAAGGGCTGACGTCGCAACAAGAAATTACGAGGAAGAGCGAAAGCGTAATTTGTTTCTCACGTCTATTTCTACGCTGGATAAAGAAACCATAGAAATCCTTCATCACCAAATAATAATTCATGCATCTGCTGTTAATGAAATTATAAATGGGCAGTTTGATCGTCTGCGCCATGACAAAGACTTTAGCGTGGATGATGTGAAAGTTGCACTAGAGAATATCTCCTTTCAGAATAGAAAAATACTATCCATTGCTAGATTTGCTACAAAGGCTAATTTCAGGCTCGAGTCTGAAACTATTACTGATGACTTGGTTGCTTATATTGATCAATATATCAGTCAAGTCGCTCCGATGCTGGCTGAGACAGGGATAAGTATTTCAGTAGTTAATGTAGCGAAATCTTTAGTTCGGACGTTTAAGCCGATAGAGATTTCAATAATGATTGATAATTTTATTAGTAATGCGGGGCGGGCTGAAGCAGATAAAATAGTCTTCTCTTTAAAGCAGGTCTCTACTAAAGAAATACAAATTACCGCTGTCGATAACGGTCGTGGCTTTGATGTTAGCGTGGTAGATCTAAATCGACTGTTTGAGAAAGGGTATTCGACATCCACGGGATCGGGGCTGGGCCTTTACCACGTACAGCAAATAGTGGACTCCTTGGGCGGTTCGATTGCAGCTGAGCGTGTTAACGAAGGCGCACAGTTTATTTTACGGATAAAAGGATAAAAGGATAAAAATTATGCATCTTGAGTATCGAATTCTTTGGTTTGAAGATCAGGTTCAGAATATAAAACCTTATCAGGATAACATACGTAATGCTATTTCCCGGTTGGGCTTTAATCCTAAGATAGATATTCGAGAAGTAGTGGCGGGTGGGGTAGATCCTTTAGCGAACTTACCATTGTCTCGAGATATAGATCTCGTGATGATGGATTGGAAGTTGGGTGGTGGCTTTGATGGTGCGCAGTTAGCGAAGCGTTTAAAAGTTAACTATCGTGACACTGATATGGTTTTTTATAGCTCAGAATCAGCCGCCACTTTAAGGAAGTTGATATTTGATCAAGGTATTGACGGCGTTTTTTGCTTTCATAGAACTAACTTGAGCGATAGGACTATAGGTCTCGTTCAGTCACAACTTCGAAAGATGCTTGATCTCAATCATATGCGTGGCATTGTCATGGCTGCGACTAGCGACTTGGATCAGGCAATGATTGAGTGTCTCGAAAAAATTCAACCGTTAATTAATGCCGAAGATAAGGATGCATTCATTAAAGAGGTTGGTAGTAAGATTTCTGGAAGCCTGCGAAGTAAAGCTAATGAAATAGATCGGATCATGGAAAAAGGACGCTTAGATAAGCTCTTGCGGGAACCATCCTTCGGGGCCGCACTTCGTCTTAGTATTCTTCAGGATGAAATATCGAAAATAGCGGATAGGATTTCTGAAATTCATCTTGTAGAACGTCTCGCGTCATATCGTGATGATGTTATTGGTCCGCGAAATGATTTTGCGCACAGGAGAGCAGTGTTTGCGAATGATGAGCTTGTACTTGAGGGGCGAGATCAACCATTTACTCAGGATTCAATGATTGCACTACGTCTGAAATTGTTGTCTCATTTCGATAATTTGAGTGGATTAATAAGTCTACTGGCTGAATTGAGTGAGTTGCCAGATTCTCCTCAGTCTGCTGTTCTTCAAGATATAAAAGATGACTTGATTGATGCAATTGTAAATCCTGAAGGTTTATAACGTAAAACGTAAGTAGTTAATTTTATTAGGCAGTTCACTACAAAAGTGCCGGAGAGAGGGAAGTCTCTTTCCTTCGCTTTTAGCGTGCGTTAATATGCTATTCGATTTGTACATATAGATTGTCTTTGTCTAACTCATGGCAGCTCAAGAAAGTCAATTTCTTTTTTTTGTTTTTTTGGGTGGATGATAAAAAGTTAGGTTGAACTATGCGGTTTATTGACGTATTTGCAGGTTGTGGTGGACTTTCGCTGGGATTGCTTAAGGCCGGCTGGGAAGGCGTTGCAGCTATAGAAAAAAATCCTATGGCGTTCCAAACTCTTCGACATAATTTGATTGAAGGTGATCGCTTTCGTTTCAACTGGCCCTCTTGGCTTCCTGTTGAGGCAATGAGTTGTGAGGGTTTTTTAGAGAACTACAAACCTCAAATTGTGGAGTTGGCGGGGACTATCGATCTCATGGTTGGCGGGCCGCCATGCCAAGGGTTTTCAACTGCCGGGCGTCGTAATCCAGACGATCCAAGGAATAAAATGGCGGAACAGTATCTTGAGCTAGTCAAAATTCTCCGGCCTAAATTTATAGTAATTGAAAATGTGAGTGGCTTTAATAGTAAATTTACTAGAAAAAGTAATGATAATGAGGTCGGTGATAAGTATCTGACGCAATCTTATGCGGATTTTATATGTGGATCGTTATCTTCTCTTGGGTATGCGGTCTCTCGTGGGAAAGTCAATTGCGCAGATTTTGGTGTCCCTCAGAATAGACATAGATATTTGATAGTTTGTTCTCTTGTGGGTACTAAAGATCTCTTTCTCCAGCTTTGTAAGTCGAGTGCGCAGTTCAAGGTTTTAAAAGGGTTGGCTGTTGATGCGAAAGTATCTGTGCGAGAAGCTATTTTCGATTTGGAAACTAAGTCTAAGAAATTAGCTGAAAATTCCGAGTCGGGAATTGGAAGATTTCGTGAGTTGGACTACGTCCTTCCAAAGCGAATGTCTCCATATTTGAAGCTCATGCGTGATGGGTTTCGCGGTGTTCCTAATAGTATGCGAATTCCTAATCATAAGATTAAGACTGTTGAGCAGTTTGAGAGGATTAGACAAGTTTCGGAGCCTGGCAAGTCCATTTCAAAAGCTTCGAGAGATTTACTGGGGCTGAAAAAGCATGCTATTACTGTGCTTACCGCTGGAGAGCCTTCTCCGACGATCACAACGTTGCCAGATGATATAATTCATTACAGTGAAAACAGGATACTTACTGCTCGCGAGTCTGCGCGGATTCAATCATTTCCAGATTGGTTTGAGTTTACAGGTAAATATACAACTGGCGGAAAGGCAAGAAAGCTGGATTGTCCGAGATATACACAAATAGGAAACGCAGTGCCACCTCTTCTTTCTGAGGCGATTGGAAATATGCTGCTCGCTAATCTTGCGGAGCTAAGAAGTGATGCAGTTTTATTGCAGGGTAATGAGTTGGAAGTAGATGCGTGTACTGCATGATGTTCGAATATATAATGATTTGTTCTTAGGGTTGATTTCGGTCTTTTGATGTTGTCTTTGTTGTCTGTGGGGCTAAACTATCTGCAATGTTTTGTTTTTATGTTGGGGTTTTTGTTTTTTAGATTTATGAGTTTTTACTAAGTGGTATCTTTTTAATTTCGATCGATTATATTTTGCATTTTTTTTCAAAAAAAACCCTGAGTTTCTTCAGGGTTTTTATGCGGCTGATTAGAAGTTAATCCCAGCTAAGTGCCCCGCCAGTCTGATACTCAATAACCCGAGTCTCAAAGAAATTCTTCTCTTTCTTCAAGTCCATAATCTCGCTCATCCAAGGGAACGGGTTAGTCGTCCCTGGGTATTCCTCTTTAAGGCCGATCTGCGACAAACGACGGTTAGCGATGAACTTCAGGTAGTCCTCCATCATCGCCGCGTTCATGCCCAATACCCCACGAGGCATGGTGTCACGGGCGTATTCGATCTCCAGCTGCGTACCCTGCAGAATCATCTGGGTCGCTTCTTCTTTCATCTCAGCATCCCACAGGTGTGGGTTTTCGATTTTGATCTGGTTGATCACGTCGATGCCGAAGTTCAGGTGCATGGATTCGTCGC from Pseudomonas sp. P8_229 encodes:
- a CDS encoding DNA cytosine methyltransferase, with the translated sequence MRFIDVFAGCGGLSLGLLKAGWEGVAAIEKNPMAFQTLRHNLIEGDRFRFNWPSWLPVEAMSCEGFLENYKPQIVELAGTIDLMVGGPPCQGFSTAGRRNPDDPRNKMAEQYLELVKILRPKFIVIENVSGFNSKFTRKSNDNEVGDKYLTQSYADFICGSLSSLGYAVSRGKVNCADFGVPQNRHRYLIVCSLVGTKDLFLQLCKSSAQFKVLKGLAVDAKVSVREAIFDLETKSKKLAENSESGIGRFRELDYVLPKRMSPYLKLMRDGFRGVPNSMRIPNHKIKTVEQFERIRQVSEPGKSISKASRDLLGLKKHAITVLTAGEPSPTITTLPDDIIHYSENRILTARESARIQSFPDWFEFTGKYTTGGKARKLDCPRYTQIGNAVPPLLSEAIGNMLLANLAELRSDAVLLQGNELEVDACTA
- a CDS encoding response regulator; translated protein: MHLEYRILWFEDQVQNIKPYQDNIRNAISRLGFNPKIDIREVVAGGVDPLANLPLSRDIDLVMMDWKLGGGFDGAQLAKRLKVNYRDTDMVFYSSESAATLRKLIFDQGIDGVFCFHRTNLSDRTIGLVQSQLRKMLDLNHMRGIVMAATSDLDQAMIECLEKIQPLINAEDKDAFIKEVGSKISGSLRSKANEIDRIMEKGRLDKLLREPSFGAALRLSILQDEISKIADRISEIHLVERLASYRDDVIGPRNDFAHRRAVFANDELVLEGRDQPFTQDSMIALRLKLLSHFDNLSGLISLLAELSELPDSPQSAVLQDIKDDLIDAIVNPEGL